A DNA window from Cryptosporangium phraense contains the following coding sequences:
- a CDS encoding TetR/AcrR family transcriptional regulator, with protein sequence MLGRKAQVLAAAVRVLGGQGTRALTHRAVDSEGGLPAGTTSNYFRSRDALLSGILGYLLEQETSAFASLAGAPRPVSVDELAARLGALLRELAGPARTLTLARHAIFLEAAHRESLRVELLTWSETLWAWGGEWLTALGSREPVAHVRQVLAFADGLLMDRLARGGEGEFAPEEPLAALLGALLEG encoded by the coding sequence ATGTTGGGGAGAAAAGCCCAGGTACTGGCCGCGGCCGTGCGTGTTCTGGGAGGTCAGGGCACGCGGGCGTTGACGCATCGGGCTGTGGACAGCGAGGGCGGCCTGCCGGCCGGGACGACGTCGAACTACTTCCGGAGCCGGGATGCGCTGCTGTCCGGGATCCTGGGCTACTTGCTCGAGCAGGAGACGTCGGCGTTCGCGTCGCTGGCCGGGGCGCCGCGTCCGGTGTCGGTGGACGAGCTGGCGGCTCGGTTGGGGGCGTTGTTGCGGGAGTTGGCCGGGCCGGCGCGGACGTTGACGTTGGCCCGGCACGCGATCTTTCTGGAGGCGGCGCATCGGGAGTCGCTGCGGGTGGAGCTGCTGACCTGGAGCGAGACGCTGTGGGCGTGGGGTGGGGAGTGGCTGACGGCTCTGGGGTCGCGGGAGCCGGTGGCGCATGTGCGGCAGGTTTTGGCGTTTGCGGATGGGTTGTTGATGGATCGGTTGGCGAGGGGTGGGGAGGGGGAGTTTGCGCCGGAGGAGCCGCTGGCGGCGTTGCTGGGAGCTTTGCTGGAGGGTTGA
- a CDS encoding response regulator produces MPTPPLEVLVVDDDAGDVLMIEEALEANEIDSRLHVVSDGVEAIAFLRRQEPHTDAPRPQLILLDLNMPRMDGREVLAEVKGDEELRSIPVVVLTTSALDEDVLRSYQLRANAFVTKPVDLDQFTAIVQQIETFYGRTVRLPR; encoded by the coding sequence ATGCCCACACCCCCACTCGAGGTTCTGGTCGTCGACGACGACGCCGGTGACGTGCTGATGATCGAAGAAGCCCTGGAGGCCAACGAGATCGATAGCCGCCTGCACGTCGTCTCGGACGGCGTCGAGGCGATCGCCTTTCTCCGGCGCCAGGAGCCGCACACCGACGCGCCGCGGCCGCAGCTGATCCTGCTCGACCTGAACATGCCTCGGATGGACGGCCGCGAGGTGCTGGCCGAAGTCAAGGGCGACGAGGAGCTCCGGTCGATCCCGGTCGTGGTGCTGACGACGTCGGCGCTGGACGAGGATGTCCTGCGCAGCTACCAGCTACGCGCCAACGCGTTCGTGACCAAGCCGGTCGATCTCGACCAGTTCACGGCGATCGTGCAGCAGATCGAAACGTTCTACGGCCGAACGGTCCGCCTGCCCCGCTAG
- a CDS encoding FAD-dependent monooxygenase, whose protein sequence is MRTAAVVGAGIGGLAAAIALRNRGWDVTVLERWPQIVDLGTAIGLWPDAQRALGRLGVGDQIQAVGVPYRTAHVRTPKGRRIAPLPLERIERSGGAPVLMVPRTTLIRTLANALPAKTIHTGITVDRPTDLPHDLIVAADGYRSTIRTAVAPQTRTRYLGFVAIRGVVDGEFGPYGEVWGRGILVGVTPVERGRTNFYVALRAPQHTRPTLDDLRERLAHYPEPIPTVLGLATDVLRHDVHDLAPALRTYVHRNVALLGDAAHAMAPSLGQGACQALIDADCLATNGLENYDELRRRPTQRLARASRLLSRIQT, encoded by the coding sequence ATGCGTACTGCAGCTGTAGTAGGCGCCGGAATCGGCGGCTTGGCCGCCGCGATCGCCCTCCGCAACCGCGGCTGGGACGTCACCGTGCTCGAACGCTGGCCGCAGATCGTCGACCTCGGCACCGCGATCGGCCTCTGGCCGGACGCCCAACGCGCCCTCGGCCGCCTCGGCGTCGGCGATCAGATCCAGGCCGTCGGGGTCCCCTACCGAACCGCCCACGTCCGTACCCCGAAAGGCCGCCGCATCGCGCCGCTACCCCTCGAACGCATCGAGCGATCCGGTGGCGCCCCGGTCCTGATGGTCCCCCGCACCACCCTGATCCGGACGCTGGCCAACGCGCTACCAGCAAAGACAATCCACACCGGCATTACCGTCGACCGGCCCACCGACCTGCCCCACGACCTGATCGTCGCCGCCGACGGCTACCGCAGCACGATCCGAACCGCCGTCGCCCCCCAGACACGAACCCGCTACCTCGGCTTCGTCGCGATCCGTGGCGTCGTCGACGGCGAGTTCGGACCCTACGGCGAGGTCTGGGGCCGCGGGATCCTCGTCGGCGTCACGCCGGTCGAACGCGGCCGCACCAACTTCTACGTCGCCCTCCGCGCTCCGCAACACACCCGTCCGACACTCGACGACCTGCGGGAACGCCTGGCGCACTACCCCGAGCCGATCCCGACCGTGCTCGGCCTCGCCACCGACGTCCTCCGCCACGACGTCCACGACCTGGCGCCGGCGCTGCGCACCTACGTCCACCGGAACGTCGCGCTGCTCGGGGACGCGGCCCATGCGATGGCACCCTCCCTCGGCCAGGGCGCCTGCCAGGCCCTGATCGACGCCGACTGCCTGGCCACGAACGGCCTGGAGAACTACGACGAACTGCGCCGCCGCCCCACCCAACGCCTGGCCCGCGCGTCCCGCCTGCTCAGCCGCATCCAGACTTAG
- a CDS encoding exonuclease domain-containing protein → MSVTTEAGAPTWVVIDAETTGLSPKEHRIVELAVVVLDERGNSMGEAATLLNPGTDIGPADGHGIRNEDVLDAPRFEELAGWLVEWLRGKVLVGHNLLFTSAFLDEEFRRAGFEMPHVPAICTMTNAPRYLPSLPGRTLEQCCAAAGIPLDGPRSALTHARAAGALFGTFLAQRPTLPSPWVQYIERSRRMTWPRVPMVDFQMAPRADEDEWEAGDPEQTAIVSPEMAKMAAAYAGMSSGAAPAPVAEAPAVDSEFVAEVVEDAPRSPEESGPVSAYLGALDNAVSDRVLSFTEAIHLKDLAGALAIFEAEQNDAHRQYVRTLAATAWADRQVTDEERADLVAVGKLLDLSENEVDGLIEETNPDADEGSAPAVAASTEYEAGWYPDPYGQPGLRWYDGKAWTHHTHAS, encoded by the coding sequence ATGAGCGTGACGACTGAAGCCGGGGCCCCGACGTGGGTCGTCATCGACGCCGAAACCACGGGGCTGTCTCCCAAGGAACACCGGATCGTCGAGCTCGCGGTCGTGGTGCTCGACGAGCGGGGCAACTCGATGGGCGAGGCGGCCACGCTGCTGAACCCGGGCACCGACATCGGTCCGGCCGACGGGCACGGCATCCGCAACGAGGACGTCCTCGACGCGCCCCGGTTCGAGGAGCTGGCCGGCTGGCTGGTCGAGTGGCTGCGCGGCAAGGTGCTCGTCGGGCACAACCTGCTGTTCACCTCGGCCTTCCTGGACGAGGAGTTCCGACGCGCCGGGTTCGAGATGCCGCACGTCCCGGCGATCTGCACGATGACCAACGCGCCCCGCTACCTGCCCTCGCTGCCCGGCCGCACGCTCGAGCAGTGCTGCGCCGCGGCCGGCATCCCGCTCGACGGCCCGCGCTCGGCGCTGACCCACGCCCGCGCGGCCGGCGCGCTGTTCGGGACGTTCCTGGCCCAGCGTCCGACGCTGCCGTCGCCCTGGGTGCAGTACATCGAGCGGTCCCGCCGGATGACCTGGCCGCGCGTCCCGATGGTCGACTTCCAGATGGCTCCGCGTGCCGACGAGGACGAGTGGGAGGCCGGCGACCCGGAGCAGACCGCGATCGTCAGTCCGGAGATGGCGAAGATGGCGGCCGCGTACGCCGGGATGTCGTCCGGAGCCGCGCCCGCCCCGGTGGCCGAGGCGCCGGCCGTCGACAGCGAGTTCGTCGCCGAGGTGGTCGAGGACGCGCCGCGGTCGCCGGAGGAGTCCGGGCCGGTCAGCGCGTACCTCGGGGCGCTGGACAACGCGGTGTCCGACCGCGTGCTCTCGTTCACCGAGGCGATCCACCTCAAGGACCTCGCGGGCGCGCTGGCGATCTTCGAGGCCGAGCAGAACGACGCGCACCGGCAGTACGTCCGGACGCTGGCCGCGACGGCCTGGGCCGACCGGCAGGTCACCGACGAGGAGCGGGCCGACCTCGTGGCGGTGGGCAAGCTGCTCGACCTGTCGGAGAACGAGGTCGACGGGCTGATCGAGGAGACGAACCCGGACGCCGACGAGGGCTCGGCTCCGGCGGTGGCGGCGAGTACCGAGTACGAGGCCGGGTGGTACCCGGATCCGTACGGTCAGCCGGGGTTGCGGTGGTACGACGGCAAGGCGTGGACGCACCACACGCACGCGTCTTAG